From Pseudomonas sp. G.S.17, the proteins below share one genomic window:
- a CDS encoding DUF5064 family protein produces MFEPGHLHISRTALQASDFSYNIHIRYEVCENPVEGKSMHFVMEGDVGGNTFQEEFELPRDMAFNFAHDANRIALKHGLPPAVTLPLAMHKDYDLMFEDVRHKLHAESGDPVKPEHLT; encoded by the coding sequence ATGTTCGAGCCAGGCCATCTCCATATCAGCCGCACTGCACTGCAAGCCTCGGACTTCAGCTACAACATCCATATTCGTTATGAAGTCTGCGAAAACCCGGTGGAAGGCAAGTCCATGCACTTCGTCATGGAAGGCGATGTGGGCGGCAATACCTTTCAGGAAGAGTTTGAACTGCCGCGCGATATGGCCTTTAACTTCGCCCATGACGCAAACCGCATCGCCCTCAAACATGGCCTGCCACCCGCTGTAACGCTACCCCTGGCGATGCACAAGGACTACGACCTGATGTTCGAAGACGTGCGCCACAAGCTGCACGCCGAATCGGGCGAT